One Georgenia wutianyii DNA segment encodes these proteins:
- a CDS encoding energy-coupling factor ABC transporter permease yields MHVPDGFLDLPTSIATGVVAAAGIAVSLPIARREGDEDRKVPMVGIVATVVFASQMVNFPVGAGTSGHLMGGALAAVLVGPGTAVLCLSVVLIVQALLFADGGITAVGTNITLIALVTVVVGWWVFRGAVAVLPRRRWSVAAAASVGAFLSVPVAAAVFAGLFVVGGTVSVPVSSIFAAMVGWHLVIGVGEAVITAVVVSAVLATRPDLVYGARYARAVRPATGREARA; encoded by the coding sequence ATGCACGTTCCGGACGGATTTCTCGACCTCCCGACATCGATCGCGACCGGCGTCGTCGCCGCCGCCGGCATCGCGGTCTCCCTCCCGATCGCGCGGAGGGAGGGGGACGAGGACCGCAAGGTTCCCATGGTGGGCATCGTCGCCACCGTCGTGTTCGCGTCGCAGATGGTGAACTTCCCCGTCGGCGCCGGGACGAGCGGGCACCTCATGGGAGGTGCCCTCGCGGCGGTCCTTGTCGGACCCGGCACGGCGGTGCTGTGCCTCAGCGTCGTGCTCATCGTCCAGGCGCTGCTCTTCGCCGACGGCGGGATCACCGCGGTCGGCACGAACATCACCCTCATCGCCCTGGTGACGGTCGTCGTCGGGTGGTGGGTGTTCCGCGGTGCGGTCGCGGTCCTGCCGCGTCGGCGCTGGTCGGTCGCCGCCGCGGCCTCGGTCGGTGCATTCCTCTCCGTGCCGGTCGCTGCCGCCGTGTTCGCCGGGCTCTTCGTCGTCGGCGGGACCGTCTCCGTCCCGGTCTCCTCGATCTTCGCCGCGATGGTCGGCTGGCACCTGGTGATCGGCGTCGGCGAGGCGGTGATCACCGCCGTCGTCGTCTCCGCCGTCCTCGCGACCCGCCCCGACCTCGTCTACGGGGCGCGCTACGCACGGGCCGTGCGGCCCGCCACCGGCCGGGAGGCACGGGCATGA